The following are encoded in a window of Ricinus communis isolate WT05 ecotype wild-type chromosome 4, ASM1957865v1, whole genome shotgun sequence genomic DNA:
- the LOC8266340 gene encoding malate synthase, glyoxysomal (The RefSeq protein has 1 non-frameshifting indel compared to this genomic sequence), producing MRYDTYGDSAPIKKTGAGYDVPEGVDIRGRYDGEFAKILTRDALQFVADLQREFRNRIRYAIECRKEAKSRYNAGALPGFEHPATKYIREGEWTCAPVPPAVADRKVEITGPVERKMIINALNSGAKVFMADFEDALSPSWENLMRGQVNLRDAVNGTISFHDKARNRVYKLNDQIAKLFVRPRGWHLPEAHILIDGEPATGCLVDFGLYFYHNYAAFRRNQGAGYGPFFYLPKMEHSREAKIWNCVFEKAEKMAGIERGSIRATVLIETLPAVFQMNEILYELRDHSVGLNCGRWDYIFSYVKTFQAHPDRPLPDRVQVGMTQHFMKSYSDLLVWTCHRRGVHAMGGMAAQIPIRDDPAANKAALELVRKDKLREVKAGHDGTWAAHPGLIPACMEVFANNMGNTPHQIQAMKREDAANITEEDLIQRPRGVRTLEGLRLNTRVGIQYLAAWLTGTGSVPLYNLMEDAATAEISRVQNWQWLKYGVELDGDGLGVKVTFDLLGRVVEDEMARIEREVGKEKFKKGMYKEACKMFVRQCAAPTLDDFLTLDAYNNIVIHYPKGSSRL from the exons ATGCGATATGATACTTATGGTGACTCTGCCCCGATCAAGAAGACGGGTGCAGGCTATGATGTTCCTGAAGGAGTGGACATTCGAGGTCGGTACGATGGAGAATTTGCCAAGATTCTTACAAGGGATGCCTTGCAATTCGTTGCTGACTTGCAACGGGAATTTAGAAACCGCATCAGGTATGCCATCGAGTGTCGCAAGGAAGCCAAGAGCAGATACAATGCAGGAGCATTACCTGGGTTTGATCCTGCTACTAAATATATAAGGGAAGGAGAATGGACATGTGCTCCAGTCCCTCCTGCTGTTGCTGATCGAAAGGTAGAGATTACAGGGCCTGTGGAGAGGAAAATGATCATCAATGCACTCAATTCAGGTGCCAAAGTTTTCATG GCTGACTTTGAAGATGCACTCTCACCAAGTTGGGAAAATCTGATGAGGGGACAAGTTAATTTGAGGGATGCTGTTAATGGGACTATAAGCTTCCATGACAAGGCCAGGAACAGGGTTTATAAGCTCAATGATCAGATAGCTAAGTTGTTTGTTCGCCCGCGCGGTTGGCATCTACCTGAGGCTCACATTTTAATTGATGGGGAACCTGCAACTGGTTGCCTCGTAGATTTTGGCCTATACTTTTACCATAACTATGCAGCCTTCCGTCGAAACCAAGGTGCAGGCTATGGACCTTTCTTCTATCTACCTAAGATGGAGCATTCAAG GGAAGCTAAGATATGGAACTGTGTGTTCGAGAAGGCGGAGAAGATGGCAGGAATAGAAAGAGGAAGCATTAGGGCTACTGTTCTGATTGAGACACTTCCAGCTGTCttccaaatgaatgaaatcTTATACGAACTAAGGGATCACTCTGTTGGCTTGAATTGTGGAAGATGGGACTATATTTTCAGCTATGTCAAGACATTCCAGGCTCATCCTGACCGCCCACTGCCAGACAGGGTTCAGGTTGGCATGACTCAGCATTTTATGAAGAGTTACTCTGATCTCCTTGTCTGGACATGCCATAGGCGTGGTGTTCATGCCATGGGAGGGATG GCAGCTCAAATTCCAATCAGAGATGACCCAGCGGCAAATAAGGCAGCACTGGAATTGGTGAGAAAGGACAAACTAAGAGAGGTGAAAGCAGGACATGATGGAACTTGGGCAGCACACCCTGGACTTATCCCAGCATGCATGGAAGTATTCGCAAACAACATGGGCAATACCCCACACCAGATTCAAGCCATGAAACGAGAAGATGCTGCGAATATAACAGAAGAAGATCTTATACAAAGGCCACGAGGGGTGCGCACACTCGAAGGGCTACGACTAAACACTCGAGTCGGGATTCAATACTTAGCAGCATGGCTGACAGGAACAGGCTCAGTGCCACTGTACAACCTGATGGAAGATGCTGCAACTGCTGAGATAAGCAGAGTTCAGAACTGGCAGTGGCTCAAGTACGGAGTGGAATTGGATGGAGATGGGTTAGGAGTGAAAGTGACATTCGATCTGTTAGGGAGAGTGGTTGAAGACGAGATGGCTAGAATTGAAAGAGAAGTTGggaaagaaaagttcaagAAGGGAATGTACAAGGAAGCGTGCAAGATGTTTGTAAGGCAATGTGCTGCGCCAACTCTAGATGATTTTCTCACCTTAGATGCCTATAATAACATTGTGATTCATTATCCAAAGGGATCATCTAGGCTGTGA